The nucleotide sequence taggtggttcttgctcgagtgtgtgaatggttagtggtatctgtttggattcactatggcgtagcagagcgcgatgttacgctactcgtcgttcgaggccaaaagggcgttgattgatgaagcatgactttcggagtccgctgacttcatcatggtattggtgattgatgaagcatgacctttagggtccgctgacttcatcatgggagtatgcgattggtggagcatgaccttcggggtccgctgacttcatcatgagcgaggtgttatatcggtgaagcataaccgttgacggggtccgctgacttcatccggtgttgagattggtgaagcatgatcttcgggtccgctgacttcatcatggtagtggatcgcgtgtggtttcggattcacgatgacgcgtgtggtttcggtcatcttattgtggaagtgagtcgcgtgtagttcggattcacaaatgactcgtgtggtttcggtcattgtattgaggagtgagtctcgtgtagttcggattcacaaatgactcgtgtagttcggtcattcctccgtgatagtgactctcgtgtagttcggattcactaaggcgcgtgtagttcggccaatcccgattgttgttgaggCGAAGGTAAtgagtcgcgtgtggtttcggattcactaaggcgcgtgtagttttcggccagccttcaggttgtgtgatctgtcggttgttttatacaccgatggtggggtcgtaaggaccgtgatatgatctattggttgtttgatacaccaatggtggggtcgtaaggaccatgttgggggaactatcggttgttttatacgccgatggtggggtcgtgaggaccatgttgtatgattagtgatgcgatagccgtgcttcgctcatatgttgctacgggtgtgacgatagtcgattttgtacaccttgggattaacgttaccatagtcgttttgggcgttatcggtcttaaccgtttgttatgatgttacggtagttgcgtattggtcgtattgcgcactacaagggatgtatagtgatgggtgttatccgtaaggattcgtttggttcggtcttcatcgcttcgggttgttgaccttaggttgagacttggttgtttttatcgtcgtactcggtaagggtatgctaaggaattggtatctcgatacgagattggttgagttttcccgatgtgagggattgagttagtgctagtgctcggaattatggaatttgataaatcacgggtgacgatttagatgttaagggtaactctttgagaagaattgtctaagggatcgttgtagacttcggttgtcgcgtgtattgtacgtctcgggatgcgatcatgtgtgtaatttgtcattggattaaccattGGGTTAGCGagtttgtggtagaagtcggtttgaaatgcatgttcgacgaccattgagtgtgggtccgtttgggttcgtgactaggatcacgaggacgtgatcgagtctaagtgggggagagttgtaacaccccgtttttccccgtatatgatttataggtgaattgggtatgtacgactagtttacggatggttcaaggcgtactcgcatgttgaagttagtacgggagaaaaatgaatcagggaaagcagagtgtcgcggcgcgacaaatggagcAGCGGCGCGGCATTTCgaaagaatccagatcagaagttaattataaaatgatcccagacttagtcaaatgtcgcggcgcgacatttaaggccgcgacgCGGCATACTGTACGaaatggcaccagattcttgtaattttaaatgaagttcaaaggcattttggtcttttcacatttgagccagatttgaggctttaacctcatccactcatttcattttccttttctttccatttttctctcaaaactcaaacacccaattgaattcaaagggatttttggaaaggaagaagcgggatttgatctttggcgtagttgactaggttgttctcctcgttcttagctacacggtgatactagtggtaagctctaactccgaatttcattttcgtgttcatcattcaaatttggggcttttgattgtatgattcataggtgaaacccatttagttgttaattggagattaacaccaatattcgggtttataagtgttaaaggcgagttttgggttggttaatgatttaaccatgtttaagacttgaggatggtgtataatcactagtattagcgattattgatgttttggagacctttagggttcttgtggttgactaactttgactagagtcaaaattagggtttgttgaggattataacccgaatgtcgattcgttgaggtttataaacttaaaatggattaagttgaagtatgaaaccgagttaaacatgttttagtgtcaaaacttgtaaatggtgagattttgaccttatgggtcaaaattagggtttatgggcgattttgagaacgataagtgtttaacacttgggtttgggttaaattggcatgttagggccattttcacccgtgttagtaattattggatagtttgggcgcggtttgtactaggaagtgcatttgggtcgaatttgcactaagtgtcaaattgggttggtatgtaaatccaatctaagtgtgttgttgaatttgtgataatggaataggtactttccattggcgtgttgcggattattcgattgcattcatcaaggcgacaaggtgagtgttaatatcctatgtgcatatgtatgtgtaggatgggtgcgggtcgggtgaagtggttctcggttatagagctcacttcacatataggtggatttgatggacttgtgtataggtccaattggcaaggttgtgcgttttggttgacctccttttggcgaggtgtacacttgtgtgtacgttatcacatgtattgtgatgtggatttggataaccccgatgtggtggattttataatcccgtggccGTGGGTTTGTTATtgaagaagtgaatcgcgtgtagttcggattcacgatgactcgtgcagttcggtcatcttattgaggtagtaatctcgtgtggtttcggattgctaaggctcgtgtagttcggccaacctcgatgatgtgaagatagtaatctcgtgtggattcggattactaaggctcttgtagttcggccaatcttcattgtggcgtttggtattcggtaatgggttaaggggttaaccttattcgttttatatattgttatatatgtatattaatgtaatgttgtgttgtagctaaccctccgggtgtagcttattggcgttgttcacatcgtcgtggtGAACTTAcaatttgttgatatctttagcttgttgcttagagatcgtacggtatgcttagtgtagttgccttatacatggatgcttcggtatgcggtatttgatattttgtggcgtttccattttatgcatatatatgtatgtagtatattatcattcactaagcgttagcttaccctctcgttgtttacatttttataggttgcatgcttggcggctcaGGTAAGCTTGGGaactagagatcttggctaggttgcttaggagatcttgcttttgtactcgattaggatttgggtagcgtagtcccaaatcaccatgctcggttttgttggaaactaaactagtcgggtcgtgcatgtctgtttggacaattaatcaatgtattaaatgttttaaggtttattaaacttataattgtattaaagatgtttatggaaacacaattgggacctaaggtgttatttaacgcgtattaaaaggaaaaaattttatgggccggttttaatacgggttgggttgttacaagtgggcaTACTTCTTCTACGTTTCAGCTTTGGGCTTTCCTCAGTGCTTTTTGCCCTCTTAGAGCTTATGCTCTTCTTGCGTGTCTTTTTGATTGGAGGAGGAGTGGGGAGCGTCTCACCAGTAATGTCAACCGAGCCTGTTGTTTGCTGCTCAGTGGTGGTGTCCTCCGTTGTCCGTTCAGACTCGGACTCACTATCAGAACTGCAATTACTGCTTTCTTCCcccttttcagcagcagcagcagcagccttAGTCTCAGCTGCAACCCTCTCTGCCTCTAGCTCGGCAGGCGTCTTATCACGAGCAGTGATAACCACATCATCCTCAAGGTCGAGGGATAACAGAGCAGAACGAACAAGCATTTCGGTATTTGCTGCAAAAATTAAACAAAGACAAAAATAGCAATATAAGCAACAATAACATAAAGTAGGCAGACATTTATGTatattaggatgatcatatcacatcctacccttgtTTTTCTgacggagtactggcacagaagtagTTGGCCATTCCTGGCTTACTCTGCACAAcacaagaatcccctcatactttTCATATGATCTGGGAGGAAGGTAGAGATCTTTCAGACGATCCACTATTCGTCTCTCTGCGTTGGTTATCTTAACACCCTTTCCCACACCAGGATCTAAAGGCTTCCATTTCCGGACAACGGAATACTCTTCCGGAATTACTATCtcgtcaacaaagaaaaatggactcttcCAGTCTTTCAAGTTTGACACTTTATTCGTACCAACAAAATGTGCATTTCGTTTATTGTCAATAGTAAGCCAACACTGACTAATCGTACGAATTCTAAAcagagagataaaaactttaatgcgaggcttaatattgacagcattgcagtacatttcaaacagGATAATTTTTTGAAGGCCGTGGGGATGCATTTGGCTAAGGCAGGCTTTATAATATCTAAGGATGCGGAGGAGAAATTTAGTAAGAGGAACACGGAGATTGCCGTGAGTAAGTCGTAAAGCATATAAAGAAATTTTTCCGGCAGGAGGATCGTTGGCAGTTTGCCTGTTGGTAGGAAAAAtagggttgtattgattaagatgaCGAAAAGCAATCTTCAAGCCGTTCAAATGGCTCGCCGATAATGATGATGCCATTGTGCTAAACTCAGGCAGATCAGTGGTTTCTGAAGAAGAAGCCTCAACGTGTTCTTGACCAGTACTCGGTGCAGAAGccatgataataaaataaaaagatatCAATAAGAaggaaatagcagtaagatgaagtgtaactgaccttggaagacgataAACCTTAAAGAGTTGAAAGTtgaagaaagcgatgaagatttgggtAGAAATGTGCTTTTTgaatcttggcaaaggtaaaaaagtgaaggtaaaagggttatgacggtttatataggagttcatcAATGCAATTTTTATGGATACGATTGCGACACGTGTACGGGCAAATTTAAACGTGGGGTATGAAGTAACACTTTttccagctggaggcgcgtggagaaTCTCAACCATTTAAAATTAATCATCACAGCGTCAGTAAATTTCGTCTGCAAATAATGCCTGTAACGTTTTTCTCGATGCAAATGGAAAATGTGAAGACTTGTGTGGCACAATATTCGAAATTTATTTCGAATATTGTTTGGCATGCGTTGGtagaagtttaacaacttaatcctttttcaaatgcttaagtcattaaactggggggacttaatggtgtatcctatcgtatacacgcataaaggcacaatattctcatgaaaatagcatcaggaacactgagaacaatggttttgtgaaactgtccgtcaagcgttctccgctgtgcaggctgcttccgtcatgcataagccctgaaggccgcctagcgcttaagccctgaccggagaacgtcacatccagcgcatatttcggatcacgaataacagaatgtatcatcagctgatacgtgtccccgaacaatccggtggatctgacactataaatagaccccttgggtcgtcattttacacattcagacattctgataacttgtgagcagagacttcacctttctctctcacatagtactttctctcactagaagtcatccggctaacagctaaacgctaaacgaacaacagattgattaagccaccccacagatttccagatctgtgtaccgggtctgcaggggttatttcccgagggtaaacatcaatcggcaacactcccacATCcttagctagattacttctagtattgtgctaacacactaagccttacctcataaggaaataggtattaacagctaacgatcatgtcgttgaagcgcaactcgagtcgaactaaaaggtataacccgtcaaagatttaaatgttattttacatctccgcgtttcgctatggaattgtcgacttttaaaaatttaacgcaaaatcaacgtgtatgaaaagcacctcaaatatttatcgttttttaaaaagcgtccgttttgcctatagttagtgacattgtgttcctaaaattatttcgagtttaacgatgttgtaggaaaaatttaactcgttgcgagcgagaagatatgactcgttgaatattaaggtggagtttagttaagattttttatgaaaatagttagTTGACATTTTACCCCTCTTTGGGGGTCGGTTTTATTTTTTGAATAAAATTGGGGGGTTATTTGGCAAAGTGGAAGGTAAAAAAAAGACGAAATGACCAAAATATCCCTGACACTATTGACGAATAGTGCTTACAGGGTTTTATCTATTAATTATATTGATAAATTACATTTTACATATACTTTGTACACTAACAAAAGTGTCGGCCAAACATAAATTAATTAGTCTACGCGCTCTCACGTAATAGGTGCTTCACTACCACTTACGTCCAAACACGTGTACATGAGGAGAGTAAGATCGTGGCAGAAATTCATTGGCCGTGGGCCCATGAAGAATACTACATTTGATAACATTTGTGCCAAACGTGTACGGTTGTTCTATCTATATTGATATAAACGAGGCTAAAAAAACACTTCAGTTAACAGTCGGTTAATGAACGTTTAAAAAAAGTTAACGATCGAGTAACTAAACGTTAAAAAGCAAAAGAATGAAAAAGAATGGAAAAAAGGAAGTGGAAAAAAGTTACTCGTATAAAAAGATAGCTTTGCTACGGGGTGTTGACGATAAGACCATTTGTAGTGGTAACGGGGTGATGGggtgtttttgtggggtatagtgctgatttggcaaaggtgatggcgtgatggagtttgtagtggTGGACGTGATGGTTGTGTGATAAGTTAAATTGGTCccactttttaatttatttttcattttagtttgatttattttttttttattttgtttattttttataaaaatattacatacAATAAAAGCTGACTTTTATTTTGTTAGttattatatactccgtatttacatttacatatacatatatatttatgttgtagtATCTTTTATTTTTTCAAGTTTAAGTTTAAACTGTAAAATCATACAAAGTCTAGGGATCGAAATGTAAATTTGTTTcttttatttcttcttcatcttcccaGATCTCTATCTTCACAGATCTATATCTTCATCTTCTTAAATATTTTCTTCATCTCACAATACACTTTAAAATCAAAATATACCCAAATATTAAAATCAGAATAGAAAGTATAAATACATATGGAAGCTTTTGATTGGGCAAGACTCCCTCACGCCACTGAAGCAGCCATCGCGCCGGCTCAATCTTGCTCCGATCACGCCGCGTTACGGCGCCACCATAGCGTGATGGTGGCGATTCCGAGGCCACCACGCTGCACTACGAATGGTCTAAGTTGATTTAACATTAAACGGTTAACGGTTAGTTAATTAAGTGTTTAAATCAAATGAATAAAAAGAAGTGGGgaaagttgtaaaaataataatgggaagaaaaaaaaaactcaATTACCAAAATAACACCAAAGTTGGGGTCTTTACATGTTTACCACCATGAATAGTACCCATGCTCATGGGGTTTAgtgtatagttatagttataatatatatatatatatatatatatatatatatatatatatatatatatatatatatatatatatatatgggtggtGATATTTCTACTCATTTGAAAAATGCTCATGGGGTTTAgtgtatagttataattataatataatatatatgggTGGTGATATTTCTACTCATTTGAAAATTCACTTAAAAAGTCTAATATACCCTTAAGTAATGTGTTACACAAATCCTAAGTTGAAATTTATATAAGAATAAATCTGGAAGATAGTGTTAAATGAAAGTGAATCTATCAAATTtgaacttatacatatcaaatttgcaCTTAtactgtaaatataaatataactcgcaTGGAATAAGCACTACTAGTAGCCATGAGAATTTCCGTCATTTTGTGTTTTATTattaaactagttgtggagccctcgcttcgcgccgggtgctccgttttgaatgcgagttaaaaaaaagtcgtgatctattttgtaaaaaagaatttttttcaacataacattgaagggttgttccttttgtgaaagttgcttcttttagcgtttgggttttattttaaaaaaaaagttagtaaagtgggggttcgatttgtattttaataaaagttagtgggttaagtttgtgaaatttgaaaaaactttaagtataaagtgggggttcgatttgtattttaataaaagttagggggttaagtttgtgaaaattgaaatgaatattagtaaaaaaaataaaaaatagtaagtgggggttcgatttgtattttaataaaagttagcgggttaagcttgtgaaatttagagaaaatatacgtataaagtgaggggttcgatttgtattttaatgaaagttaggggattaagtttgcgaaaagtgaaaaAATGAATAATACTATTCATTTCAACGTTAGCTGTTAAATATAGGTATACAATAAATAAACAAGAGATAGATAGATGCAGTGGCGGAGCCACATGTGTTTGGATGGGGTCATATGACACCATCGACCAAAATATGTGAACTAGTAATTTCTAATTTAATAGGGTAGTAGAAGTTTGGATTCTTGAAAATTGACCACATTCCACTTTAATAAAAAACCACACCTCAGCAGTTCTTATACCGAGTATTTAATATAGTGTACTTTTGCATTTGAGAGTTGGATTCGAAACTGAGTTGGTAAAAAAACACAGCCCAGTTATATATtactatacacatatatatacagccCAATTAGctattttttttttgggtaaagagCCCAATTAgtttaataatactgttaatacaaATGGTTGCTAACTTGCTAAGCATCTAGACAAATTAAAGTTGTATTCATCATATTACTATGAATTGTTTATGTTACTTATTTGAACTTATGTTATTTATTTGATAATTCTTTGATAATTCTGTATTATATCATATTATCATGAATGAATTGGTttatatcatattatcatgatttttTTTTACGGATGAAGCAATTATGAATCGTTTTCAACAAATGAAATATCATAAGAGATAATTGAATTGTGATAGAAAGTAAGTTaatttttttacttttatttttgtaAATTTTAGTTTGCGAATAACTGTATTATATCATATTATCATGAATGAATTGGTttatatcatattatcatgatttttTTACGGATGAAGCAATTATGAATCGTTTTTAACAAATGAAATATCATAAGAGATAGTTGTGATAGAAAGTAAGTTaatttttttacttttatttttgtaAATTTTAGTTTACGAATAACATTTTGGACTTAAACATTTCGATGTTATTTTATGACACCAACTAGTTAGAATCCTGGCTTCGCCACTGGATAGATGTGAGCGCTTCACTACTTCACTACGTTGTATTCATCATTGTTAAACTAACTAATAGTTGATACCAACATATAACCATTTAGATTTATCATTCTAAAATTCTTAAAAGATTCACCTTATCATGGGCAATGAAACATGAATTGCAAGTCTTTATCAGTAATTCACTACTGTCCAGAATTTACCTGAACTATTCTAGTGCATTTTCTATTGATCATAACAAATTCAACATATATATTAGACAAAACAACCCACCCATTACCACAGTTAGCATTTCCTTcacaatgattttttttttttttttttaaataaccagTTCTTGCTAGATATTACTGATACAATAGCATTGGTTTATCATTCATAACAGTCAAAAATGCTATGAAAATATGCAAATAAACTTTAGATAAAATTACCAGTTGCAGCTTGAAAAGAACTTGAGATAGATTGTGAGTTCGAGTCTCGTTGTCGACAAAAGAATGTGTGTGTTTGCCGTTCTACAATAAAACACACTATACAAAGCATTACATATTAGCCGATACCTGAAGAATGAAATTGCCATCCTTGGGTTAGAAATCCATTGCAGAGAGTTTAAAGATGATTTTTTTCCCTCTATTCGCGATCCATTCATAGCTTTTAGCTTGAATCTTGTTTAGTTGCCATGGAGTCTGATATACGTTTTTATTTTCCGGAACACCCATTAATTTCTATTTTTGCAAATTATGTACTCCAATTTATTTTCAGCATCAAAGTCAATGCCCCAAAGTATAGCTAGTGGAGACTGAACATGGCCGAGTCTCCTTTGAAGATTCCTAAGCATCCAACCATGAACCACTGGGCCACCCCCTAGGGTCGGTAAAAGCACCTTTTTAAAGTCAACATGAAACACGGTGCTATCGGTTCACCAAATGTCATTGCAAGAACAAACTCCATCAACAAATCTATGAAACCGAACTCTATCCCTAACTACGATCTCTCGCGCATACACCCTACTAATAATCTTAGTCACTTCATGGCAATCACTACAAACTCTAAGGTTCTTCACTACTCGAATCACAACAGGAGCCTTTGTCTTCAAAATTCCATAAGCAATGGCTAATCTTTCACTATGCTCACAAAGCGCTTCCTCCTTTACATCATCGCTGACATCATGAAGCACTTCAGAAACATTCGATTTATGACCCAATGAACTAACCCGTTTCAACATATCGCTCAATACTTCCCTTATCTCCTTTAACTCAGGATGAGACCAGTCACCTAATACAAACTCGTGTACAGTTCCATCAACTTCAATAGAGCTACAACCGGGTATCGTTTTAAACCCTTTATCTCTCATTAGTTTTCTCATATGGCTCATTTTAGACCATTCGGAACACGTTGCGTAAAAGCTTGATAACAGGGCGTAATTTTCTGGATTATATGGTTCCAATTCGAGTAGTTTATGACCAGCTAATTCTCCTTTCTCCAAGTTCTTATTTTTCTTGCAAGCAACAAGAAAAGTTCTCCATATTACTGGATCAGGGTCAATTGGCAtgttttttataaaagtataagcCTTTTCAAACAACTTAGCACGACAATATAGATCAACCATGCAACTGTAATGCTCCATTGACGGTTGTCTTCCAGATTCAAGCAAGCTAGCCCAATGTTTCTGCCCCTCGGACACAAGTTGAGCATGGGCACATGCTAATAACACGCCGAGGAATGCTACATCATTAGGTTTCACCTAAAAAGATATTTTCAAATGCCATTATTAAAAGTTATGGAGAATTAGAGGAGAAAAATGCTGATATATTTATATAACCAATCCATTCAGGGTTATGTGTTATCTCTGGCTGGGAAATATAAGAAAACTAGTAAAAAGAAAAACTAGTCAGATTGGTCGAACGGGTCAAAAGCCACATAAAGTATATGTTAGAAGTATTACTTTTAACGCTTAAAAGCTTCAAAGATTAGCACTTTTTTATCGTTATTGTGTTCACAATAGTTTACAGAATTCAAATTATATTCTGGGTACCTGACCCATACCAAAATTATCAAGTTTCACTCATTTTGCCACCTCTAACCAGTGGTGAAACAAAAAAAATTTCACCGGGGGTGAACAATTTTTAAAAGCGTAGCAACtatttttggacaaaatatggaggtttttgagcaaaatacgAAGGCTTTCGGGCAAAATCTGGAGGCTTTGGGGGCAAAATatgaagatttttgggcaaaaaaaaaaaatccaccggagacaaaatagaaaaaaaattccaaatttttggcACTAAAGAATGAAAATCCACTGGGGCAGGAGCCCCCCTTCCCCTACCTATTTCCGCCACTGCCTCTGACTAAAATGCACTACAGAATTTTTCTTGTTAATAGTACCTGGGATTCTTCCATATTGGCAAATGTAGTCAAAGCATCATCTGCATACCCATGTATAGCGAACCCAACGATCATTGAGCTCCAAGCTCTTGAATCTTTAGCAGCCATTTCATCAAAAACCGCTTTAGCTTTTTCAATACATCCACACTTTGCATACATATCAATAATCGCAGTACTAAGTTTCACATCCATCACAATCCTATTCTTCTTAATAAAAGCATGTACCCACATACCAACATTCAACGTCCCCAAACCACCAACCGCAGACACCACACTAACCATAGttacttcatcaacaacaacacccGCCTTTTGCATATCCCCAAACAAACGTAACGCCTCATCAAACAACCCAACTTTCGTATATGTTGGTGCATATTCGTGAATCCCTAGTTCTTATTCGTTGTTGCTTAACTCTGTCTTGTAATGTGTTCTTAATGATTAATCGTTACTTTGCGTTCTTATTAATTACATAATCTTATTATTGCTGAAGTCTCAGTCGGACGACTGTAGATTCAGTCGAACGACTGACTAGCTCAGTCGGACGACTGTAAGactacagtcggccgactgtcgacatCTGGTATTATATATACGGGAACTCTGGAACAGATTAGGGTTACGCATTCTCACTACCCTCTCCGATTCCCTTCGTCCCCATTCGTCTCCGACCACTTTTACCACCGAAATAACACCATCAGGCCACGTCTTAACCTAGGGTTCGACCTAGATTCGACTTAGACGCTTATCGCTTGACCCGTTATTCGATTAAGCTTGATTTCGTGTTTCCGCCACGAGATCCTGACATAGACCGACCTCTAGATCCGTAGAAAGTAATCtacaaactggtatcaga is from Rutidosis leptorrhynchoides isolate AG116_Rl617_1_P2 chromosome 10, CSIRO_AGI_Rlap_v1, whole genome shotgun sequence and encodes:
- the LOC139872565 gene encoding putative pentatricopeptide repeat-containing protein At5g40405, whose amino-acid sequence is MQKAGVVVDEVTMVSVVSAVGGLGTLNVGMWVHAFIKKNRIVMDVKLSTAIIDMYAKCGCIEKAKAVFDEMAAKDSRAWSSMIVGFAIHGYADDALTTFANMEESQVKPNDVAFLGVLLACAHAQLVSEGQKHWASLLESGRQPSMEHYSCMVDLYCRAKLFEKAYTFIKNMPIDPDPVIWRTFLVACKKNKNLEKGELAGHKLLELEPYNPENYALLSSFYATCSEWSKMSHMRKLMRDKGFKTIPGCSSIEVDGTVHEFVLGDWSHPELKEIREVLSDMLKRVSSLGHKSNVSEVLHDVSDDVKEEALCEHSERLAIAYGILKTKAPVVIRVVKNLRVCSDCHEVTKIISRVYAREIVVRDRVRFHRFVDGVCSCNDIW